A genomic window from Lycium barbarum isolate Lr01 chromosome 4, ASM1917538v2, whole genome shotgun sequence includes:
- the LOC132638601 gene encoding uncharacterized protein LOC132638601 has protein sequence MNTEMIDFNFDSACTTPYISAPASPQHFGTTFFFSAPTSPTRISALYGETNVTRYNDHDDDNADDFAFEFNGHELEKNIIISGADELFDGGKIKPLFESPISPKRRLKGKKNAIEPTIEAKERTQNSIRNNSSGSSRHKATRSLSPLRVSDLLLIDEDDESIDQEKTEPSVSSLISLWNSWKLKDLLLFRSASESRASSSTEELNKYSLVKKIRQENVKNSSELSSRRKTRRPVSAHELHYKMKKEMLKDMKKKTFLPYKQGLLGWHGCSGFDDTVSAYMTPRQ, from the coding sequence ATGAATACGGAAATGATAGATTTCAACTTCGACAGTGCTTGTACTACTCCCTATATAAGTGCTCCTGCAAGTCCTCAACATTTTGGGACAACATTCTTTTTCAGTGCCCCAACAAGTCCTACTCGTATTTCCGCCCTTTACGGAGAAACTAACGTTACCCGTTACAACGATCATGATGATGATAATGCAGATGATTTCGCTTTTGAATTTAACGGACATGAATTGGAGAAAAACATAATAATATCTGGAGCTGACGAGCTATTTGATGGCGGAAAAATCAAGCCTTTATTTGAGTCCCCGATATCACCAAAGCGGAGGCTCAAAGGTAAGAAGAACGCGATCGAGCCAACTATAGAAGCCAAGGAAAGAACTCAAAATTCTATAAGAAATAATTCTTCTGGTTCCAGTAGACATAAAGCGACAAGATCATTATCTCCTCTGAGAGTATCAGATTTATTGTTAATTGATGAGGATGATGAAAGTATTGATCAAGAGAAAACAGAGCCCTCTGTTTCATCGTTGATATCGCTATGGAACAGTTGGAAATTGAAAGACTTATTGCTATTCAGAAGTGCTTCTGAGAGTCGAGCAAGTAGCAGTACAGAAGAGTTAAACAAGTATTCTCTAGTGAAGAAAATCCGTCAAGAAAATGTGAAGAATTCATCGGAATTGAGTTCGAGGAGGAAGACGAGGAGACCGGTTTCGGCTCATGAATTGCATTACAAGATGAAGAAGGAGATGTTGAAAGATATGAAGAAGAAAACTTTCTTACCATACAAGCAAGGTTTACTTGGTTGGCATGGTTGCTCTGGGTTCGATGATACAGTTTCTGCCTATATGACTCCTCGTCAATAG